GTTTCTTAACTTCGGCCAACATCATTATTACTATTTAATTACCTGATCACTCTAGAGATTGCGGAAAGCAGTTTTGCTGGAACGAAAGGCTTAATGATCCATCCGGTAGCACCGGCTTCTTTTGCTTCCATCTTTTTGGTAGCCTGAGATTCAGTTGTCAGGAAAAGGATTGGTACGTGTTTGTATGTTTCCATTTCCCTTACTTTTCTGATAAGTCCCAATCCATCAAGATTCGGCATGTGAAGGTCAGTGATAATGATGTCAATTTGTCTTCCATCCAGGAATTTAAGAGCATCTTCGCCGTCA
The genomic region above belongs to Xiashengella succiniciproducens and contains:
- a CDS encoding response regulator, yielding MAKTVLIVDDSESIREVVNFTLQNEGYDVLVGVDGEDALKFLDGRQIDIIITDLHMPNLDGLGLIRKVREMETYKHVPILFLTTESQATKKMEAKEAGATGWIIKPFVPAKLLSAISRVIR